In the Chloroherpetonaceae bacterium genome, one interval contains:
- a CDS encoding NADH-quinone oxidoreductase subunit J, which translates to MSISSLLFVFLGAQVIVASVGTVWSRHPVTSALFLVLNFFALGGLYLLLEAQFIAVVQVLVYAGAIMVLFLFTIMLLNLDNETALSEKFDLRKGFAILLSAALFLELVYILSLKLDLPVKPAMLPPEQMGEAKFIGKALLTDFLFPFEIISALLLLAIVGAVVLSKKRLNPS; encoded by the coding sequence ATGAGCATCAGTAGTCTCCTCTTTGTGTTTCTCGGTGCACAGGTCATTGTGGCGTCAGTGGGCACAGTCTGGTCTCGTCATCCTGTAACGAGTGCGCTTTTCTTGGTGCTTAACTTTTTTGCGTTAGGCGGTCTTTACCTTTTGTTGGAAGCCCAATTCATTGCGGTCGTGCAAGTCTTGGTGTATGCGGGTGCGATTATGGTGCTTTTCCTTTTTACGATTATGCTGCTCAACTTGGATAATGAAACCGCACTCTCTGAAAAATTCGATCTCAGAAAGGGTTTTGCTATCCTCCTTAGTGCTGCCTTGTTCTTAGAGCTGGTCTATATTTTGAGTCTCAAGCTTGATTTACCTGTGAAGCCTGCTATGTTGCCGCCCGAGCAAATGGGTGAAGCCAAGTTTATCGGCAAAGCGCTTCTGACCGACTTTCTGTTTCCATTTGAAATTATCTCGGCACTCCTGCTTCTGGCGATTGTAGGTGCTGTGGTGCTGTCGAAGAAACGCCTTAATCCTTCATAG